The DNA region CGCGGGTGCCTAGCGTCCTTCCCCGAGATCGCCCCCGCGGACGGACTCCATCTCCCAGCAGGCCCCGCGGGCGCCCGGCCCGGGACTCCATCTCCCAGCAGGCCCCGCGGGCTTCCGGGCAGCGTCGGCCACAACCGCCCGGGCGGCCGGGGGGTCCGGGGGTCCCGGGGGTCCCGCGTCTCCGAGCCGCCGGCCGGCACGATGGACAGCCCCGAGGTGACCTTCACTCTGGCCTACCTGGTGTTCGCCGTGTGCTTCGTGTTCACGCCCAACGAGTTCCACTCGGCCGGCCTCACGGTGCAGAACCTGCTGTCCGGCTGGCTGGGCAGCGAGGACGCCGCCTTCGTGTCCTACCACCTGCGCCGCACGGCCGCCACGCTGCTGTGCCACTCGCTGCTGCCGCTGGGTGAGCGGCCCGGGCACGCAGGAGGGGCGGACGGGGTGcagggggaaggaggcagaggaggggaacagggtgcagaggggaggagggagaggaggagggaggggaacggggtgcagggtggggaggggaacagggtgcagaggggagggaggggaggagggaggggaacggggtgcagggtggggaggggaacagggtgcagaggggagggaggggaggagggaggggaacggggtgcagggtggggaggggaacagggtgcagaggggagggaggggaggagggaggggaacgGGGTGCAGGGGGGAGGagggtgaggagggaggggaacagggtgcaggggagggaggggaggaaggaggggaacaggggtgcaggagggagaagaaggggaggagctggaggaagAGGAACGGGGGGAGAGGAGCAGGGGGCCTCTGGGGTCAGCCTGTCTCTCTGGGCTCCGGGGAGGGCTGTGCCTGGTCCTGGGGGTCGTCGCCCAGCGCGGAAGCGCCTCCAAGGCGACACCTGGGCTGTTCACCTCTTCTGCAGTCAACGCTGGCTGGCTCCCCCTGGCAGGGGCCTGTGTGGAGGTACAGGGCCAGTGCAGGGCCAGTGTCGGCCGCTGTCGGGGTGCAGGGCCAGTGCAGGGCCAGTGTCGGCCGCTGTCGgggtgcagggccagggccagtgtCGGCCGCTGTCGgggtgcagggccagggccagtgtCGGCCGCTGTCGgggtgcagggccagggccagtgtCGGCCGCTGTCGgggtgcagggccagggccagtgtCGGCCGCTGTCGgggtgcagggccagggccagtgtCGGCCGCTGTCGgggtgcagggccagggccagtgtCGGCCGCTGTCGgggtgcagggccagggccagtgtCGGCCGCTGTCGgggtgcagggccagggccagtgtCGGCCGCTGTCGgggtgcagggccagggccagtgtCGGCCGCTGTCGgggtgcagggccagggccagtgtCGGCCGCTGTCGGGGTGCGGGGCCAGTGTCGGCCGCTGTCGgggtgcagggccagggccagtgtCGGCCGCTGTCGgggtgcagggccagggccagtgtCGGCCGCTGTCGgggtgcagggccagggccagtgtTGGCCGCTGTCGgggtgcagggccagggccagtgtCGGCCGCTGTCGgggtgcagggccagggccagtgtTGGCCGCTGTCGGGGTGCGGGGCCAGTGTCGGCCGCTGTCGgggtgcagggccagggccagtgtTGGCCGCTGTCGgggtgcagggccagggccagtgtTGGCCGCTGTTGCGGTGCAGGGCCAGGACCAGTGTCGGCCGCTTTCGGGGTGCTGGGCCGGGGCCAAGGCCAGTGCCAGTCGCTGTTGGCCGCTGTCAGGGTGTGGGGCCAGGGGCCGCTGTCAGGGTGTGGGGTCAGGGGTCAGTGCTGGGGTGTAGGGTGCGGGGCCAGGGGCCGCCGTTGGGGTCGGGGTGTGGGGCCAGGGGCCCGGGTGTGTTGGGGTGTAGGGTGTGGGGTTGCTGTCGGGGCCGGCCCGCACACCCTCAGTCTCATTCTCTCTTGCAGGCTACTACGTGGGCATGTGTTTCGCGGCCTCGGACAAGCGGCTGCACTGGCCGGCCCAGGCGCCCGAGGCCTGGcgcctcttcctgctgctggccGTGCTGCTGCCCTGCGCGGCCGGCGCGCTGGTCTGCCACTGGGCCAGGGACCGCTGGGCCCGCCACCCGCTGGCCCGCACGCTGGCCCTCTACGCGCTCCCGCGCTCGGGCTGGGCGGCCGTGGCCGCCTCGGTGGACACAGAGTTCCGTCGGATCGACAAGTTCGCCACGGGGGCCCCAGGCGCGCGCGTGATCGTGACGGACACGTGGGTGATGAAGGTGGCTACGTACCGCGTGCATGTGGCGCGGCAGCAGGAGGTGCAGCTGACGGTCACTGAGTCGCGGCAGCACGAGCTGTCGCCGGACTCGAACCTGCCGGTGCAGCTGCTGACCCTCCGCGTGGCCAGCGCCAGCCCTGCGGTGCGGCCCTTCGACATCCGGTAAGCGGAGCGGCCCGGGGGCGGCGGGGGAGCCCCGGGAGCCCGGGTCGGGGGGGCTGCAGCAGGCCCGGCTCCCGCAGGCTCAACTCGGCCGAGTACGGCGAGCTGTGTGAGAAGTTGCACGCGCCCGTCCGCCGCGCAGCCCACGTGGTCATCCGGCAGAGCCTCGGCGACCTGTTCCTAGAGACCTTCGCGTCGTTGGTGGAGGGCAACCCGGCCTACGCGGTGCCCAGCGGGCAGGtgcgggcagggcagggaaggcggTGCCCGGGCAGGCAGGTGCGGGGAAGGCGGTGCCCGGACGGGCAGGTCCTGGCACGGGCGGGGAAGGTGCGGCCCGCGCCCACCGGCCCTGGTCGGCAGGAGCTGGAAGCGTGCATTGGCTGCATGCAGACGCGCGCCGGGGTGAAGCTGGTCAAGAGCTGCCAGGACGCGGCCGCCGGCGAGTGCCAGCAGTGCTACTGCCGCCCCATGTGGTGCCTCACCTGCATGGGCAAGTGGTTCGCCAGCCGCCAG from Ochotona princeps isolate mOchPri1 chromosome 11, mOchPri1.hap1, whole genome shotgun sequence includes:
- the TMEM129 gene encoding E3 ubiquitin-protein ligase TM129 yields the protein MDSPEVTFTLAYLVFAVCFVFTPNEFHSAGLTVQNLLSGWLGSEDAAFVSYHLRRTAATLLCHSLLPLGYYVGMCFAASDKRLHWPAQAPEAWRLFLLLAVLLPCAAGALVCHWARDRWARHPLARTLALYALPRSGWAAVAASVDTEFRRIDKFATGAPGARVIVTDTWVMKVATYRVHVARQQEVQLTVTESRQHELSPDSNLPVQLLTLRVASASPAVRPFDIRLNSAEYGELCEKLHAPVRRAAHVVIRQSLGDLFLETFASLVEGNPAYAVPSGQELEACIGCMQTRAGVKLVKSCQDAAAGECQQCYCRPMWCLTCMGKWFASRQDPQRPDTWLASRVPCPTCRARFCILDVCRVR